In Camelus dromedarius isolate mCamDro1 chromosome 7, mCamDro1.pat, whole genome shotgun sequence, the sequence AGCCCAGTAtgccccacctccctcacctgtCTCCACCTGGCCCCAAACAAGCCTGAGAGGGGCTCTGGCCTGCCCTAGGTCTCACCTGCTCTAAGCTGGGTGGGCCTGAGGAGGAAAACCAACGCAGGGGCCCAAAGCAGCTGTGTGCACCCAGCCGGAGGGTCCTGGGGGAGGAGCAGAAAGAGGCGGCCCAAGCCAGGCAGCGGTCCACTCCTTCGATACCCCAAGCCAGCCCTCCTCGTCTCCCAACATCCCATCCAGAGAGGGGGCCGCAGCCCAGCGCCATCTCCAAGGGTCACGGATGAGGCTCTGCGGCAGGAAACAGCCAGTGGCGGGCCTTGCGCGCGTCAGAGCACGCGGCCTAAATGGGCCGCCTGGCCCTCGGGCCCGTGGCCGTGGCTGCGCTGGTGGGTCTTGAGCGAGCCCTCGCGCGCGAAGCTCTTGCCGCAGCGGGAGCAGAAGTAGGGCCTGCGCTCCCCGAAGACGCCGGGGCGGCGCGGGTGCGGCGCGGGCATGCGCGCGTGGGTGCGCTGGTGGTTGAGCAGGAAGCGCGGCTCCCGGAAGCAGCGGCCGCACTGAGCGCACTGGTGCGGCTTCTCGCCGCTGTGGATGCGCTGGTGCGTGAGCAGGTTCTGCTTGAGGCTGAAGCAGCGGCCGCACTCGGGGCAGGGGAAGGGCCGCTCGCCCGTGTGGGTGCGCTGGTGCACCTCGAGGTTGTGCTTGACGCTGAAGGCCTTGCCGCACTCGGGACACACGAAGGCGGCCGCGCGGCCCGCCCCGGCGTGCGCCTTCTGGTGCCGCACCAGGCTGGGCTGCTGCGAGAAGGTCTGGCCGCACAGCGGGCAGCGGTGCGGCTGCTCCTCCGCGGGGTGGTGGATGACCAGGCCTCGATCGTCCCCCAGACCCTCCTCCCCGTCCCCAGCAGGGGACCCGTCCCCGGAGGACGCCAGCTCGGTCATGGGCACTTCTGGCTGCAATCACCAGCCCCTGGgaaggcagaagcagagagaggagtcAGGGGGCACCTGAGGGTCAGCTAGCCCACAGCATCAGGAAGGACATTCCACTGGCCTCCCACAACTTCCAGCATCGGCCACTCACGGTCCTATTCAAGCCAGGTTCCCCTCCTGGAATGCCCTTCTTTCTCCTCTACCCCTTAATCACATCCTACCCCTCCTTCAGGCCTTTCTCAAGtgacccctccagcccctcctgagCCACGTGGCCCAACCCTTTGACCCTCACTCTTCACACAGCATGCTGGGCAGTCATGTCACCTCTGTTTCCCTGCCCTGTGAGCGCCTTAAGGACAAAGCTGCCTCTTTTATGCCCCACATCAAACACTGAGCCTGCCACCCAAGGCAATGAAGAAATGCCGATGGATAACATTCAGGGGCTCCTTGTTATCCTGAACCTGGATATGTCTTATCTCTCCAGCCAGATTctcaaggtggggaggggggagtgccTCTTCAATATGGAGGGAAGGGTGGGGTCAACAGTGGTTTAAAGATATTTTTgcaaagcttaaaagaagaaacaaaacaaaagccctgTAAACTTGAAAGTAACCTCAGTTAAACATTAAAGGCAGCCGctctttgtttataaaaatgaggCATGCCTGTAAAAGGTTTGCAAGTCACTGAACCAGAGTGTGAGCTCCCAGGGGGCTGGTCTCAGCTTGATTCCTCTTGGCATCCCCACAGCAGAGCGCGGCCCAAGGCTGAGGAACACTCGGAGCTCAACAACACCCCACCAAGTTCAGTTCCATCCCATTCACGCTGATTCTCCCCAGGATCCTCTTCCCCAGGGCTCTGTGTTCCTCTTAAATTGTTTCCCACTGTCCTCACAATGGCCCTGAGGAAGGGGCAGGCTTATTGAACCCCACTTTATAGATGGAGCAACTGAGACTCAGTGAGGTCAacttacttgcccaaggtcgcacagcAAGGTGAACCAGGACAAGGCCCTAAGTTTTCCTGACTCACTGTCAAAAGCTCTTCTAAATGGACTAACTGCTCAGCTAAGCTcccctcaaaacacacacacacacacacacacatacacacatacacacacatacacacacaagaccaccaccaccatcctggCCACCACCACAGAGCCATCAATACCCCAAGGGCCACTGCTCCTGTAAGGCACTGTCAGCGGCCACCACCCTTCATGACTCCAAAAAACCCAGGCTCCTCTCCTCCAGAGCAGTGAGGCCTGCTCCTCCGGGCTGAGCTGGCCACTGCCCTGCATTCCCCACCTTCATCAGGGAAGCTTGCTGGCGGTTCCCCTGGACATCCATGCAGGCCTTCTCCACACTTCCAGATCTCACTGCTTATCACAACCTCAGTGGACCTATCTGCAGAGTGGGGTCCCAGAGatacccctcccccatctccccctacCCTCAGGCCAGGACAGAACACCACTCACCCTGGGAAAGGGGACAAGTACTACTTGCAATAGACCCCACCCACAAGTCTTTCCCCAGGCAGCTGCACGGACATCTGCAAAGACAGATCATCACAGTCCTCTTGGCCAATCTCAGCCTGGCCTTGTCTCTGGGCGGCTTCCCCCACTCTCCTAGCTACACCCCTGACCAAAGCCCCGCCCGCCGAGAGGGTCCAAGCCAtggcccccttctctcccccaaGTTCCTCTATCCCATCCCACACTCACAGCTCAGGCTGCGCCCCTGTTCCTCCGGCCTCCAGCAGTGGCTCTTTCCTCTAGAGTCTGCTCTGCCCAACGCAAATACGGTAACTCTCCGCAGCGCCTCCCGAGCCCCTTCTCCCCAACCCCGATAAAGACGGCCAGCCTCCCGCACCGCTGTTCTAGTCAAACAGCGGCTTAAATCAAAAGAGCTGACCCCCACCCAGCCGACCTCCGAGCACAACCTTGCCAACTCCTGGGACCGGAGCGACCCCGGAGAAATATGGTAAACTCTGCGTCGCAGCCCCACCCTCAGGAAAATATGTAGGCCTCCCACCCAGCTGCAGCAACCCACTTCATTCCAGTGCAAGCCCCGGCTCCTGTAGGGAATTAATGCAATCCACCCTCCCACTCCCGCAGCGCCCCGGGGGAACCATGCAACCCTGGATAAATACGTAACTAAGTCTTGATGCTCCCTACTCCCGGAAAGGGCCTGCGCGGCTCCAGGCAAATACGGTAGCGCGCCCGCAGTGACCCGCCCCCAAGGGTCCGGCACTGGCCTCGATAAATACGGTAATCTCCCGCCgcggccccagccccggcccggcccgggaCTCACTTGGCgccgcctccccagccctccGTCGCCGCCGCAGCGCCGCAGTCGCCAACGTCGCCGCAGCCTCACAGCAGCCCCGTGAGGCTGGGAGGTCTAACTCGCCAACAACCTGGCTGGCGGAACGAGGAGGGCTGCGAGCACTGAGCTTGCATGGGCAAGAGAGCGAACCAGGCGGGGGCCCGGCGGGGGCCCAGCTGGGGGCCGAACGCCCCGCCCGGCGGGTCACCCCGACTCCACCagggccccctgccccagccattCCCGTTTCAGGATTCCCTGAGGCCCCGATTCAGCAGTTAGATCCTCATCCTCACCTCCCTCATCCTACGGTAGGACTA encodes:
- the LOC116154107 gene encoding zinc finger protein LOC728743 homolog, yielding MTELASSGDGSPAGDGEEGLGDDRGLVIHHPAEEQPHRCPLCGQTFSQQPSLVRHQKAHAGAGRAAAFVCPECGKAFSVKHNLEVHQRTHTGERPFPCPECGRCFSLKQNLLTHQRIHSGEKPHQCAQCGRCFREPRFLLNHQRTHARMPAPHPRRPGVFGERRPYFCSRCGKSFAREGSLKTHQRSHGHGPEGQAAHLGRVL